Proteins from one Natrinema salinisoli genomic window:
- a CDS encoding class I adenylate-forming enzyme family protein: MELDIVSAETLLEPPYDGNVANLLERAIAEQPDAVAIEHAGETITYREFGDRAARFANGLRELGLEAGDRVGVYMPNGIPFCTVIWACCRAGVIASPLNPEYRRREIEYQLDHADAEAVLIEGDANDYVVEAVAGLETAIVSATPDSDHASLPELASDATAAVADREDDDVLLQPYTSGTTGKPKGVLLTHRNFRVQIAQAVSSYSAGPIEGDGIIVLPMYHITGMIQMMASLCAGRTLHLLRPDQWDPERVLAKLDEHDIPAFTGVAAMFVDLLEAYDPDEHDLSTLIKAGQGGDKLPKPTQERFEEAFGVPLSEGYGLTETTATSHTIRWSSLGNRPGSVGQPVGHTRSKVVDEDGNEVGPGEEGEILIAGPQVMKGYYENPEANEAVFTEDGYLRTGDIGTRDADNYYYIKGREKEMILTAGYNVYPREIEDLLYEHPDIHEAAVFGLPDDRRGETVAAAITPKAGADLTEDDVEAYVLDELAPYKHPRVVEIRPELPKTGSGKIRKTALRDELLEERGIES; encoded by the coding sequence ATGGAACTCGATATCGTCTCCGCGGAGACGCTTTTGGAGCCACCCTACGACGGCAACGTCGCCAACTTGCTCGAGCGAGCGATCGCGGAACAGCCCGACGCGGTCGCGATCGAACACGCCGGCGAGACGATCACCTACCGGGAGTTCGGGGATCGCGCCGCGCGGTTCGCGAACGGGCTCCGGGAACTCGGTCTCGAGGCCGGCGATCGGGTCGGCGTCTACATGCCCAACGGAATCCCCTTCTGTACCGTCATCTGGGCCTGCTGCCGCGCCGGCGTGATCGCGAGCCCGCTGAACCCCGAATACCGCCGCCGCGAGATCGAATACCAACTGGACCACGCCGATGCCGAGGCGGTGCTGATCGAGGGCGACGCCAACGACTACGTCGTCGAGGCAGTGGCCGGCCTCGAGACGGCGATCGTCAGCGCCACGCCGGACAGCGACCACGCGTCCCTGCCGGAACTCGCTAGCGACGCGACCGCGGCGGTCGCCGATCGCGAGGACGACGACGTCCTGCTTCAGCCGTACACCTCGGGAACCACCGGCAAGCCGAAGGGCGTCCTGCTGACCCACCGCAACTTCCGGGTCCAGATCGCACAGGCCGTCTCGAGTTACAGCGCCGGGCCGATCGAGGGGGACGGCATCATCGTCCTGCCGATGTACCACATCACGGGGATGATCCAGATGATGGCGTCGCTCTGTGCCGGTCGGACGCTGCACCTGCTTCGCCCCGATCAGTGGGACCCCGAGCGGGTGCTCGCAAAGCTCGACGAGCACGATATCCCGGCCTTTACCGGCGTCGCCGCGATGTTCGTCGATCTGCTCGAGGCCTACGACCCGGACGAGCACGACCTCTCGACGCTGATCAAGGCGGGGCAGGGCGGGGACAAGCTCCCGAAGCCGACCCAGGAGCGCTTCGAGGAGGCGTTCGGCGTCCCGCTCTCGGAGGGGTACGGGCTGACGGAGACGACCGCGACGTCCCACACGATCCGGTGGTCCTCGCTCGGAAACAGGCCCGGCAGCGTCGGGCAACCCGTCGGCCACACGCGCTCGAAGGTCGTCGACGAGGACGGGAACGAGGTCGGCCCCGGCGAGGAGGGCGAGATCCTCATCGCCGGCCCGCAGGTGATGAAGGGCTACTACGAGAACCCCGAGGCGAACGAGGCGGTCTTCACCGAGGACGGCTACCTGCGAACCGGCGACATCGGGACGCGGGACGCGGACAACTACTACTACATCAAGGGCCGGGAGAAGGAGATGATCCTGACCGCGGGGTACAACGTCTACCCGCGGGAGATCGAAGACTTGCTCTACGAACACCCGGACATCCACGAGGCGGCGGTCTTCGGCCTCCCCGACGACCGGCGGGGTGAGACCGTCGCCGCCGCGATCACGCCGAAAGCGGGCGCGGACCTGACCGAAGACGACGTCGAGGCGTACGTGCTCGACGAACTCGCGCCCTACAAACACCCGCGGGTCGTCGAGATCCGTCCCGAGCTCCCGAAGACGGGGAGCGGGAAGATCCGCAAGACGGCGTTACGGGACGAACTCCTCGAGGAACGCGGCATCGAATCGTGA
- a CDS encoding acetyl-CoA acetyltransferase has product MAEPIVAGVAESDLGETPDRNWLDNAAIATVRALEDAGCSLSDVDGVAVAGGDDYMPALVLSEYLDLDDPSFLEGTEIGGSSFEHFCGHVGDAMARGEADVVVIAYGSTRKTGPGSEQSLEETHPIDGFVRPTGLFRPPGAYAMAARRHMHEYGTTEEQLAEIAVSTREWASMNPKAAHQDPIAVEDVLESRRIAEPFNLLDCCLVSDGGGAVVLVSEEKAGELDVPRVSVAGVASTSTHRQDISEMPDMTTTGAAVTGPKAFEQAGIAHDDVDVAQIYDSFTYTALVTLEDLGFCEKGEGGAFVEGGTTAPGGELPMNTQGGGLSYCHPGHFGVFVLIEAVRQLRGDYTGERQVDDAEVAVAHGTGGLLSSSSTVVLRREA; this is encoded by the coding sequence GTGGCTGAACCGATCGTCGCCGGCGTCGCCGAGAGCGACCTCGGCGAGACGCCCGACCGAAACTGGCTCGATAACGCGGCGATCGCGACCGTTCGCGCCCTCGAGGACGCCGGTTGCTCCCTCTCGGACGTCGACGGCGTCGCGGTCGCCGGCGGCGACGACTACATGCCGGCGCTGGTGCTCTCGGAGTACCTCGATCTCGACGACCCCTCGTTTCTCGAGGGGACCGAGATCGGCGGATCGTCGTTCGAACACTTCTGCGGTCACGTCGGCGATGCGATGGCCCGCGGCGAGGCAGACGTCGTGGTTATCGCCTACGGTTCGACGCGCAAGACGGGGCCCGGCAGCGAGCAGTCGCTCGAGGAGACGCACCCGATCGACGGCTTCGTCCGTCCGACGGGGCTCTTTCGACCGCCGGGGGCGTACGCGATGGCCGCCCGCCGACACATGCACGAGTACGGGACGACCGAGGAACAGCTCGCGGAGATCGCCGTCTCGACCCGCGAGTGGGCGTCGATGAATCCCAAGGCGGCCCACCAAGACCCGATTGCGGTAGAAGACGTCCTCGAGTCCCGGCGGATCGCCGAGCCGTTCAACTTGCTCGACTGCTGTCTGGTTTCCGACGGCGGCGGCGCGGTCGTGCTCGTGAGCGAGGAGAAGGCCGGCGAACTCGACGTCCCCCGCGTCTCGGTGGCCGGCGTCGCCTCCACGAGCACGCACCGGCAGGACATCAGCGAGATGCCGGACATGACGACGACCGGCGCGGCGGTAACGGGGCCGAAGGCCTTCGAGCAAGCGGGGATTGCCCACGACGACGTCGACGTCGCCCAGATATACGACTCGTTTACCTACACCGCGCTGGTCACGCTCGAGGATCTGGGCTTCTGCGAGAAGGGCGAGGGCGGCGCGTTCGTCGAGGGCGGTACCACCGCGCCGGGCGGCGAGCTCCCGATGAACACGCAGGGCGGCGGGCTCTCCTATTGCCACCCCGGACACTTCGGCGTCTTCGTCCTCATCGAGGCCGTCCGCCAGCTCCGGGGCGACTACACCGGCGAGCGGCAGGTCGACGACGCCGAGGTCGCGGTCGCCCACGGCACCGGTGGACTACTGTCCTCGAGTAGCACCGTCGTCTTACGGAGGGAAGCATGA
- a CDS encoding D-2-hydroxyacid dehydrogenase — MTVVVTPYVLAGGGPIVTEEIRARRPNIDLEHAESEDEFRELVADADVLVTHRLPEGVPEAADDLEWIQALSAGTDFYDYDALTDRDIALTTVSGIHAKPIGQQVLGYLLHFERRFDRAVAQQQRREWDRYTGGELGDRTVGIVGVGAIGSQVADYCQPFDVRVIGTKRDPSDVLDAVDEIFDPDGLETVLAESDYLVLACPLTDETRGLIDADALATLGDDAILVNIARGAVVDQPALVEALEADELGGAALDVFEEEPLPEESPLWDRDDVLVTPHVAGSTPHYWERCADVFVRNYERFREGEALENRVV, encoded by the coding sequence GTGACAGTCGTCGTCACCCCCTACGTCCTGGCGGGCGGCGGGCCGATCGTCACCGAGGAGATCCGTGCGCGGCGACCGAACATCGACCTCGAGCACGCCGAGAGCGAGGACGAGTTCCGCGAACTCGTCGCCGACGCGGACGTCCTCGTCACCCATCGGCTTCCCGAGGGCGTGCCCGAGGCGGCCGACGACCTCGAGTGGATCCAGGCGCTCAGCGCGGGCACGGACTTCTACGATTACGACGCGCTGACCGACCGCGACATCGCGTTGACGACCGTCTCGGGGATCCACGCGAAACCGATCGGGCAGCAGGTGCTGGGCTACCTGCTGCACTTCGAGCGGCGCTTCGACCGCGCGGTCGCCCAGCAGCAGCGCCGGGAGTGGGACCGCTACACGGGCGGCGAGCTGGGGGATCGAACGGTCGGCATCGTCGGCGTCGGCGCGATCGGGTCGCAGGTCGCCGACTACTGCCAGCCGTTCGACGTCCGCGTGATCGGGACCAAACGAGATCCGAGCGACGTACTCGACGCCGTCGACGAGATTTTCGATCCGGACGGTCTCGAGACGGTGCTCGCCGAGAGCGACTACCTCGTGCTCGCCTGTCCGCTGACCGACGAGACGCGGGGGCTGATCGACGCGGACGCCCTCGCGACGCTGGGCGACGACGCGATCCTCGTCAATATCGCCCGCGGCGCGGTCGTCGATCAACCCGCGCTGGTCGAGGCCCTCGAGGCCGACGAACTCGGCGGCGCCGCGCTGGACGTCTTCGAGGAGGAACCGCTGCCCGAGGAGTCGCCGCTCTGGGACCGCGACGACGTGCTCGTGACGCCGCACGTGGCCGGGAGCACGCCCCATTACTGGGAACGGTGTGCTGACGTCTTCGTCCGGAACTACGAGCGGTTTCGCGAGGGCGAGGCCCTCGAGAACCGCGTCGTCTGA
- a CDS encoding Zn-ribbon domain-containing OB-fold protein, producing the protein MSAPVEDRREEWDGPVPVPTGATAPFWAATLEGELRYQQCDCGNRQLYPRAVCTACGAEDPPFAASEGVGTIYTYTVCHVPGEPGFAERTPYVVGAVELAEGPRLLALIDADPESLEVGAPVAVTFWQVSDDAAIPVFVPA; encoded by the coding sequence ATGAGCGCCCCGGTCGAAGACCGTCGCGAGGAATGGGACGGGCCGGTTCCCGTCCCGACCGGCGCGACGGCCCCGTTCTGGGCGGCGACGCTCGAGGGCGAGCTTCGCTATCAGCAGTGTGACTGCGGGAACCGCCAGCTGTACCCGCGGGCGGTCTGCACCGCGTGCGGGGCCGAGGACCCGCCGTTCGCGGCGAGCGAGGGCGTCGGGACGATCTACACCTACACCGTCTGCCACGTCCCCGGCGAGCCCGGATTCGCCGAGCGGACGCCCTACGTCGTCGGTGCGGTCGAGCTGGCCGAGGGGCCGCGGCTGCTCGCGCTGATCGACGCCGATCCCGAGTCCCTCGAGGTCGGTGCGCCGGTCGCGGTCACGTTCTGGCAGGTCTCCGACGACGCTGCGATCCCGGTGTTCGTCCCGGCGTAA
- a CDS encoding TIGR03617 family F420-dependent LLM class oxidoreductase encodes MSDLRIDAMVPGLSGDAGGAAARAEELGFDGVWTPETDNDAFLPHPLIADRTDEIRQGTRIALAFTRSPMALAYTAWDLARHTDGRFVLGLGTQVKGHNERRFSVDWESPGPRLREVVESLRHIFDVFQGGAELDYEGDHYSFSLMTETFDPGPIDHPDVPIYIAGVNEYNIRLAGELCDGLAMHPFNTPGYTDEVIAPTVAEGADRGDRSLEDVALSASPFVVTGETDEERERSRDEVRRRIAFYGSTRTYHDVLEHHGWRDVGEELHDLSREQRWDDMADLITDEMLSTFAIEAPPEELLAAARDTYGGIADRVVLPLDHGEAFLNE; translated from the coding sequence ATGTCAGACCTTCGCATTGACGCGATGGTGCCGGGACTGTCAGGCGACGCCGGCGGAGCCGCCGCACGCGCCGAAGAACTGGGCTTCGACGGCGTCTGGACGCCCGAGACGGACAACGACGCGTTCCTCCCGCATCCGCTCATCGCGGATCGGACCGACGAGATCCGGCAGGGAACGCGCATCGCGCTCGCCTTCACTCGCAGCCCGATGGCACTCGCCTACACCGCCTGGGATCTCGCGCGGCACACCGACGGCCGGTTCGTGCTCGGACTCGGCACGCAGGTCAAAGGCCACAACGAGCGCCGGTTCAGCGTCGACTGGGAGTCGCCGGGACCGCGGCTGCGCGAGGTCGTCGAGTCGCTCCGGCACATCTTCGACGTGTTTCAGGGAGGCGCGGAGCTCGACTACGAGGGCGACCACTACTCGTTCTCGCTCATGACCGAGACGTTCGATCCCGGACCGATCGACCACCCCGACGTCCCGATCTACATCGCGGGGGTCAACGAGTACAACATCCGGCTCGCGGGCGAGCTATGCGACGGGCTGGCGATGCACCCGTTCAACACGCCCGGGTACACCGACGAGGTCATCGCTCCAACCGTCGCGGAGGGAGCCGATCGCGGCGATCGCTCGCTCGAGGACGTCGCCCTCTCCGCGAGCCCGTTCGTCGTGACCGGGGAGACGGACGAAGAGCGCGAGCGATCGCGGGACGAAGTGCGCCGGCGCATCGCCTTCTACGGCAGCACGCGCACCTACCACGACGTCCTCGAGCATCACGGCTGGCGGGACGTCGGCGAGGAGTTACACGACCTCTCGAGAGAACAGCGCTGGGACGACATGGCCGACCTGATCACCGACGAGATGCTGTCGACGTTCGCGATCGAAGCGCCGCCGGAGGAACTGCTCGCGGCGGCCCGGGACACCTACGGCGGCATCGCGGATCGCGTCGTCCTCCCCCTCGATCACGGCGAGGCCTTCCTGAACGAGTAG
- a CDS encoding SDR family NAD(P)-dependent oxidoreductase, protein MTTDQFSVDGETAIVTGSSSGIGKTIVERFAADGANVVVTSRDIDNVEPVAEAINESERPGEAIAIECDVTDRGAVQDLVDETVAEFGGLDILINNAGASFQAPPSEISENGWKTIVDINLHGTFHCSQIAVEYMRDNGGGRIVNFASVAGTRGSRSMSHYGAAKAGVVNFTTSVAADWAEDGIWINCIAPGLVATEGVRTQMGVDDDADEIARTTPDRTIGKPEEVADLAQFLASPASSYMVGETVTIKGIPRLEE, encoded by the coding sequence ATGACGACCGACCAGTTCAGCGTCGACGGGGAGACCGCGATCGTCACCGGCTCCTCGAGCGGGATCGGGAAGACGATCGTCGAGCGGTTCGCCGCCGACGGTGCGAACGTCGTCGTCACCTCGCGGGACATCGACAACGTCGAGCCGGTCGCCGAGGCGATCAACGAGAGCGAGCGACCGGGAGAGGCGATCGCGATCGAGTGCGACGTGACGGATCGCGGTGCGGTTCAGGACCTCGTGGACGAAACCGTCGCGGAATTCGGCGGCCTCGACATCCTGATCAACAACGCGGGGGCGAGCTTTCAGGCCCCGCCCTCGGAGATCAGCGAGAACGGGTGGAAGACCATCGTCGACATCAACCTCCACGGCACGTTCCACTGCTCGCAGATCGCCGTCGAGTACATGCGCGACAACGGCGGCGGCCGGATCGTCAACTTCGCCAGCGTCGCGGGTACCCGGGGCTCGCGGTCGATGAGCCACTACGGCGCGGCCAAGGCCGGCGTCGTCAACTTCACCACCTCCGTCGCGGCCGACTGGGCCGAAGACGGTATCTGGATTAACTGCATCGCACCCGGGCTCGTCGCGACCGAGGGCGTCCGCACCCAGATGGGTGTCGACGACGACGCCGACGAGATCGCCCGCACCACGCCGGACCGGACGATCGGCAAACCCGAGGAGGTCGCCGACCTCGCGCAGTTCCTCGCCAGCCCGGCCTCCTCGTACATGGTGGGCGAGACGGTCACGATCAAGGGGATACCACGCCTCGAGGAGTAA
- a CDS encoding FAS1-like dehydratase domain-containing protein, giving the protein MPNKSLAELEAMVGDSRVTAEGFRIEPGKVEEFARAITSDDPVFRDETAAAERGHDRVPAPLTYTQVARFPRYTPADVEGKGFDLGFQPEYVLHGEQAHEYERPIYVGDVLEGTTTLADVFQREGGRAGTMTFAVFETEYRTQDGDLVLTDRSTAIETEGAVDDGDGDAGDGSDEPENDDTDAATNGGAAGAESTAPSDTTDEFDRVRTVDDLAVGDTGPTVVVADLERQHFVKYAGASGDFNPIHYDEPYATAAGNESVFGQGMFTAGITSRVVTDWFDLADVASFGLRFQSRVFPGDTVVATGDVVEVDRDSGTVETELEARTTDGETLLTGTATADLE; this is encoded by the coding sequence ATGCCGAATAAGTCACTCGCGGAGCTCGAGGCGATGGTCGGCGACTCCCGGGTCACCGCCGAGGGGTTCCGCATCGAACCCGGTAAGGTCGAGGAGTTCGCTCGAGCGATCACCTCGGACGACCCGGTCTTCCGCGACGAAACGGCCGCCGCCGAACGGGGTCACGACCGCGTGCCCGCGCCGCTCACCTACACGCAGGTCGCCCGGTTCCCGCGGTACACGCCAGCCGATGTGGAGGGCAAGGGGTTCGACCTCGGCTTTCAGCCGGAGTACGTCCTCCACGGGGAGCAGGCCCACGAGTACGAGCGCCCGATCTACGTCGGCGACGTCCTCGAGGGAACGACCACCCTCGCGGACGTCTTCCAGCGCGAGGGCGGCCGTGCGGGGACGATGACCTTCGCCGTCTTCGAGACCGAGTATCGGACGCAGGACGGCGACCTCGTCCTGACTGACCGGTCGACCGCGATCGAAACCGAGGGGGCGGTCGACGACGGCGACGGTGATGCGGGCGACGGCAGTGACGAACCCGAGAACGACGACACCGACGCAGCGACGAACGGCGGAGCCGCCGGCGCCGAGTCGACAGCGCCCTCGGACACGACCGACGAGTTCGACCGCGTCCGCACGGTCGACGACCTCGCGGTCGGCGACACCGGCCCGACGGTCGTCGTCGCGGACCTCGAGCGCCAGCACTTCGTCAAGTACGCGGGTGCCAGCGGCGATTTCAACCCGATCCACTACGACGAGCCCTACGCGACGGCCGCGGGCAACGAGAGCGTCTTCGGTCAGGGGATGTTCACCGCCGGGATCACCTCGCGGGTCGTCACGGACTGGTTCGATCTCGCCGACGTCGCGAGTTTCGGCCTGCGGTTCCAGTCGCGCGTCTTCCCCGGCGACACCGTCGTCGCGACCGGCGACGTCGTCGAGGTCGATCGCGACTCGGGGACGGTCGAGACGGAACTCGAGGCGCGGACGACCGACGGCGAGACGCTGCTGACCGGGACGGCGACGGCCGATCTCGAGTGA
- a CDS encoding MBL fold metallo-hydrolase, whose protein sequence is MDDSTQRDPVAVGSQVSRLDFDIEWPPKHAAAYLIEEPAPILIDTGDPGDRAETTIREGLAASGYDPADIEAVVVTHPHSDHIGQVPLLREAGAAVYAPRTVLEQLERNPDDLADGVREIGRSTGYHGEAIDRAVEQAQSSLRRNRRLLAPEAAVPFEFGEPFSVAGREFDPIHTPGHQIHHASVATDLNGERVLFSGDALIESFRPGAIHVGIDYGAYDAVEAFHRAMDRLEEREFHRVFPGHGPVFTDYRGAIENTRSSLETLTGETLEAVTAVGPAPPTELTRHRVGETRHPAQLLDTLGALGTLEERGRVEYEDRDGVRYYSFRKASP, encoded by the coding sequence ATGGACGACTCGACGCAACGGGACCCCGTCGCAGTCGGCTCGCAGGTCTCCCGGCTGGACTTCGACATCGAGTGGCCGCCGAAACACGCCGCGGCGTACCTGATCGAGGAGCCCGCGCCGATCCTGATCGACACCGGCGATCCGGGGGACCGCGCCGAAACGACGATCCGCGAGGGACTCGCTGCGAGCGGGTACGACCCGGCCGATATCGAGGCGGTCGTCGTCACCCACCCCCACAGCGACCACATCGGACAGGTACCGCTCCTGCGCGAGGCCGGGGCTGCGGTGTACGCGCCGCGGACGGTCCTCGAGCAACTCGAGCGTAACCCCGACGACCTCGCCGACGGGGTTCGCGAGATCGGCCGCTCGACGGGCTACCACGGCGAGGCGATCGATCGCGCGGTCGAACAGGCCCAGTCGTCCCTGCGACGCAATCGGCGCTTGCTCGCCCCCGAAGCGGCCGTCCCCTTCGAGTTCGGCGAGCCGTTTTCCGTCGCGGGTCGCGAATTCGACCCGATCCACACGCCCGGCCACCAGATTCACCATGCGAGCGTGGCAACAGACCTGAACGGTGAGCGCGTCCTATTCAGCGGCGACGCGCTCATCGAGTCGTTTCGGCCCGGTGCGATCCACGTCGGCATCGATTACGGAGCCTACGACGCCGTCGAGGCCTTCCACCGTGCGATGGACCGACTCGAAGAACGAGAGTTCCACCGCGTCTTCCCCGGCCACGGCCCGGTCTTCACCGATTACCGGGGAGCTATCGAGAACACTCGGTCGTCACTCGAGACGCTCACCGGGGAGACGCTCGAGGCGGTGACGGCCGTCGGTCCCGCACCGCCGACGGAACTCACCCGCCACCGCGTCGGCGAGACGAGACATCCGGCGCAGTTGCTCGACACGCTGGGCGCGCTCGGCACGCTCGAGGAACGGGGGCGAGTCGAGTACGAGGATCGCGACGGCGTCCGCTACTACTCGTTCAGGAAGGCCTCGCCGTGA
- a CDS encoding class I adenylate-forming enzyme family protein, whose protein sequence is MDLASVSENSREGNVARLHDETTRHHGDAQAIEYHGRTLTHAELQAESSRFAGGLADLGIEPGDVMLQYLPNCPPYLIGALGAFKAGAIVSPVNPQYRKRELTYQLEDTEATAVLTHEALEPFLEEALAEIDWEPIVISVGTDADGDDTDVHAFEDVRGEETFVERADDDVALLPYTSGTTGKPKGVQLTHRNFRAQTFSVLSQEGAIDDEDVRSLVWLPLYHITGFTHTAWQPLVRGGSVYLRSAANWDGDAAMELIEEEGITHYVGVTAMYVDMINSEEFGEYDLTSLESAGEGGAKMSVAVQEEFEAVAGVDMAEGYGLTETNGATHSQSGSTFGLRHGTIGQPTRMTEAKIVDSSGETVAVGEEGELLVRGPQVMKGYHGMPEATEQAFTEDGWFRTGDIARRDADNYYEIVDRKKHMINSAGYNIYPSELEELLAEHEAVAEGAVVGIPDERRNEVPKAYVVTRPNIEPGVDVTTEEIKEFFLDNVASYKHPREVEFIDELPRTTSGKIQKYKLEDGDEPEDD, encoded by the coding sequence ATGGATTTGGCAAGCGTTAGCGAGAATTCGAGAGAAGGGAACGTCGCGCGGTTACACGACGAAACGACCCGACACCACGGCGATGCACAGGCGATCGAGTACCACGGCCGGACGCTGACCCACGCGGAGCTGCAGGCCGAAAGCTCGCGGTTCGCCGGCGGGCTGGCCGATCTCGGAATCGAACCCGGCGACGTCATGTTGCAGTACCTCCCGAACTGTCCGCCCTACCTGATCGGCGCGCTCGGCGCGTTCAAGGCCGGCGCGATCGTCTCGCCGGTCAACCCCCAGTACCGCAAGCGGGAGCTGACCTACCAGCTCGAGGACACCGAGGCGACGGCAGTGCTCACCCACGAGGCGTTGGAGCCGTTTCTCGAGGAGGCGCTCGCGGAAATCGACTGGGAACCGATCGTCATCTCGGTCGGGACGGACGCCGACGGCGACGATACCGACGTCCACGCCTTCGAGGACGTCCGGGGGGAGGAGACGTTCGTCGAACGGGCCGACGACGACGTCGCGCTGTTACCTTACACCTCCGGAACGACGGGCAAGCCCAAGGGCGTCCAGCTCACCCACCGTAACTTCCGCGCCCAGACCTTCTCGGTGCTCTCTCAGGAGGGTGCGATCGACGACGAGGACGTCCGCAGCCTCGTCTGGCTGCCGCTGTATCACATCACCGGCTTCACCCACACCGCGTGGCAGCCGCTGGTCCGCGGCGGGAGCGTCTACCTGCGGAGTGCGGCCAACTGGGACGGCGACGCCGCGATGGAACTGATCGAGGAGGAGGGGATCACCCACTACGTCGGCGTCACCGCGATGTACGTCGACATGATCAACAGCGAGGAGTTCGGCGAGTACGACCTCACCAGCCTCGAGTCCGCCGGCGAGGGCGGTGCGAAGATGTCCGTCGCCGTTCAAGAGGAGTTCGAGGCGGTCGCCGGCGTCGACATGGCGGAGGGGTACGGACTGACCGAAACGAACGGCGCGACCCACTCCCAGAGCGGCTCGACGTTCGGCCTGCGTCACGGGACGATCGGCCAGCCGACCCGGATGACGGAGGCCAAGATCGTCGACTCGAGCGGCGAGACGGTCGCCGTCGGCGAGGAGGGGGAACTCCTCGTCCGCGGGCCGCAGGTGATGAAGGGCTACCACGGGATGCCCGAGGCGACTGAACAGGCCTTTACCGAGGACGGCTGGTTCCGCACCGGGGATATCGCCCGCCGCGACGCGGACAACTACTACGAGATCGTCGACCGGAAGAAGCACATGATCAACTCCGCCGGCTACAACATCTACCCCAGCGAACTCGAGGAGCTCCTCGCCGAACACGAGGCCGTCGCCGAGGGCGCGGTGGTGGGAATCCCCGACGAGCGGCGCAACGAGGTGCCGAAGGCCTACGTCGTTACCCGGCCGAACATCGAACCCGGTGTCGACGTCACGACCGAGGAGATCAAGGAGTTCTTCCTCGACAACGTCGCCTCCTACAAGCACCCCCGCGAGGTCGAGTTCATCGACGAACTCCCGCGGACGACCTCGGGGAAGATCCAGAAGTACAAGCTCGAGGACGGCGACGAGCCGGAGGACGACTAG
- a CDS encoding acyl-CoA dehydrogenase family protein, whose protein sequence is MDFSEPSEAVQIKKALDDFIKQEVAPLENEYDRFLGADYEKEIVDDEHRQVPEYRNIIEKIRKKSVEAGFYGMTMPEEVGGGDVGILTRAIVGEHIANRPPGFASAIFGGAGGPTPILLNCDERQREEYLEPLMDGEITTCFALTEPGHGSDAHHMDTKAEKDGDEWVISGQKCYITNGPYADFAMVFARTSGEDGDLGGITCFLVDKDNPGFEVGKIHRAMGMTPGTHSELYFNDCRVGEEQVLGEVDKGFQSAMDWIGGGRINIAAGSVGTAQFLLDMSVEYARERKTFDKPIGHRQGISFQLAELATDIEQVRQLYRYAAWKMDEGERARKEESMAKLRGAKLANDAADIAMQVHGGAGFMKDLPIERNYRSARVFRIFEGTDEIMKRTIARELI, encoded by the coding sequence ATGGACTTCAGCGAACCGTCCGAAGCCGTGCAGATCAAGAAAGCTCTCGACGACTTCATCAAACAGGAGGTCGCTCCGCTCGAGAACGAGTACGATCGGTTCCTCGGCGCGGACTACGAGAAGGAGATCGTCGACGACGAGCACCGACAGGTCCCGGAGTACCGCAATATCATCGAGAAGATCCGGAAGAAGTCCGTCGAGGCAGGCTTCTACGGCATGACGATGCCCGAGGAGGTCGGCGGCGGCGACGTCGGCATCCTCACGCGAGCCATCGTGGGCGAGCACATAGCAAACCGGCCACCGGGGTTCGCCAGCGCCATTTTCGGCGGTGCCGGCGGCCCAACGCCCATCCTGCTGAACTGCGACGAGCGCCAGCGCGAGGAGTACCTCGAGCCGCTGATGGACGGGGAGATCACGACCTGCTTCGCGCTGACCGAACCGGGCCACGGCAGCGATGCCCATCACATGGACACCAAGGCCGAGAAAGACGGCGACGAGTGGGTGATCAGCGGCCAGAAGTGTTACATCACGAACGGCCCGTACGCCGACTTCGCGATGGTGTTCGCTCGGACGAGCGGGGAGGACGGTGATCTGGGCGGGATCACTTGCTTCCTCGTCGACAAGGACAACCCCGGCTTCGAGGTCGGAAAGATCCACCGCGCGATGGGGATGACCCCCGGGACGCACTCCGAACTGTACTTCAACGACTGCCGCGTCGGCGAAGAACAGGTGCTGGGCGAAGTCGACAAGGGCTTCCAGTCCGCGATGGACTGGATCGGCGGCGGTCGGATCAACATCGCCGCCGGCTCCGTCGGAACGGCTCAGTTCTTGCTCGATATGTCGGTCGAGTACGCCCGCGAGCGGAAGACGTTCGACAAACCGATCGGTCACCGACAGGGAATCTCGTTCCAGCTGGCCGAACTCGCGACGGACATCGAGCAGGTCCGTCAGCTCTACCGCTACGCCGCCTGGAAGATGGACGAGGGCGAGCGAGCCCGCAAGGAGGAGTCGATGGCGAAGCTCCGCGGGGCGAAGCTCGCGAACGACGCGGCTGACATCGCGATGCAGGTCCACGGCGGAGCCGGTTTCATGAAGGACCTCCCCATCGAGCGCAACTATCGATCGGCTCGCGTGTTCCGGATCTTCGAGGGGACGGACGAGATCATGAAACGGACGATCGCCCGCGAACTCATCTGA